The window GGTGGTCGGCTTGTTGGTGGCGGCGTTTTTCGGCGGAGCGCCCGTGGGCGGCTCCCAGCTGCGTCCGAGCCTGGAGATCGCTGCTCCCGCTTTCCAGAGCGCGGATTTGGGAGCGCCTTTGATCTTCCCGTTTCTTTTCATCACGGTGGCCTGCGGGGCGATTAGCGGGTTTCACTGCCTGGTCTCCAGCGGGACTTCGAGCAAGCAGCTGCGCTGCGAAACGGATGCTCAGTTCGTGGGCTACGGTTCCATGCTGCTGGAAGGCTTTCTGGCCACCCTGGTGATCTTGGCCTGCGTGGCGGGCCTCGGCCTGGGCATCACGGGCAAGGGCGGGGAGCTGCTGATGGGGGAGGCGGCCTTCGCGGATCGCTACGCTTCCTGGGCGGCGGCGGGCGGTCTGGCTTCCAAGGTTGGGGCCTTCGTGGACGGTTCGGCGAATTTCCTCAAGGCGATCGGCTTGCCAGCCGGGTTCTCGGTAGCGCTGATGGGCGTGCTGGTGGCCTCGTTTGCCGCCACCACTTTGGATACCGCATGTCGGTTGCAGCGCTACGTCGTCCAGGAGCTGGCGGGACTGTTCGTGGAGCGCGATCCCGGCGGGAGAGCGATCGTTTCCGCCAATCCGGTTTCTTGGCTGACGGACAAGCACGGGGCCACGGTCTTCGCGGTCGGGACGGCTTTCCTGCTCGCCGCCTTTCCGCCCGCAGGCAAGGAATGGGCTTGGGAAAACGTGGGCGTTGGTGGGATGATCCTCTGGCCTATGTTCGGGGCGACCAACCAATTGCTAGGCGGATTGGCCTTTTTGGTGGTGGCGTTTTGGATGTGGCGACGACGCTTGCCGGTGTGGTTCGTGGTGTTGCCGACGGCGTTCATGCTGGTCATGCCGGCTTGGGCGATGGGCTATCAGCTGCTTCACCCTGAAACGGGTTGGCTGTTCGCCGAAGCCAGGAATTGGCCGTTGGTGCTGATCGCTCTCGCGACCATCGTCCTGGAAGC of the Pelagicoccus sp. SDUM812003 genome contains:
- a CDS encoding carbon starvation protein A; the encoded protein is MQTLFIAIGAGVLYLVAYHTYGKYLARRIFKLRDDVPAPSVALNDDRDFVPTDKFVVFGHHFTSIAGTGPIVGPAIAVIWGWAPALLWVLFGSILLGAVHDFGSLVVSLRNRGQTVGEISGRVLNPRIRLLFLIILFFTLTIVLAIFGLVIAVVFRSYPSAIFPCLVQIPLAVAIGVWLHRKGVGLLIPSVLALVAMYVSVAFGDRDGPIHAFNAALAAWPNGTWVVALLLYSYIASVLPVWSLLQPRDFINSLQLITALALVVVGLLVAAFFGGAPVGGSQLRPSLEIAAPAFQSADLGAPLIFPFLFITVACGAISGFHCLVSSGTSSKQLRCETDAQFVGYGSMLLEGFLATLVILACVAGLGLGITGKGGELLMGEAAFADRYASWAAAGGLASKVGAFVDGSANFLKAIGLPAGFSVALMGVLVASFAATTLDTACRLQRYVVQELAGLFVERDPGGRAIVSANPVSWLTDKHGATVFAVGTAFLLAAFPPAGKEWAWENVGVGGMILWPMFGATNQLLGGLAFLVVAFWMWRRRLPVWFVVLPTAFMLVMPAWAMGYQLLHPETGWLFAEARNWPLVLIALATIVLEAWMLVEAFLCWPKAKGVLEQGVGGVGGAEASAEGGRSC